The proteins below come from a single Drosophila miranda strain MSH22 chromosome Y unlocalized genomic scaffold, D.miranda_PacBio2.1 Contig_Y1_pilon, whole genome shotgun sequence genomic window:
- the LOC117191888 gene encoding muscle LIM protein 1-like, which yields MPFVPVETPKCPACGKSVYAAEERVAGGYKFHKTCFKCSMCNKALDSTNCTEHEKELFCKNCHGRKYGPKGYGFGGGAGCLSMDTGSHFNRE from the exons ATGCCTTTTGTTCCCGTGGAAACTCCCAAGTGCCCAGCATGCGGAAAGTCGGTCTATGCCGCTGAGGAGCGCGTTGCTGGTGGCTACAAATTCCATAAAACATGCTTCAAGTGCA GCATGTGTAACAAGGCTCTGGACTCCACAAACTGCACCGAGCATGAAAAGGAACTGTTCTGCAAAAACTGCCACGGACGCAAGTACGGACCCAAGGGTTACGGTTTCGGTGGTGGTGCCGGTTGCCTGTCCATGGACACTGGCTCTCACTTCAACAGAGAGTAA